The genomic DNA GCAGTGCGATTTGTCATAAAGGTGTCTCTCCTACTGAGTGAGTGATCGGTCTGGCACCGATGCCACAATACCCTCAAACGTGTCGTATGTCACTAGCTGCAGCTCAGCGCGTCACGCAAGGCGCAGAAACTAGCTCTTGTTGTAACGCAGGACACGATTCTGCCACCTACGGGGCGCGCACACTTTATTTTTTGTTGAATATAGGGTGTGATGCTGAGAGGGAAATCACACCACAGAACCTGAGCAACTCTTTCTTGGAGACGTCTGTTTCCTCAGGTCATCGCCTAGAAAACCACGACGAGAGCGTACATTTATGACGAAACACAGAACGACTGGAACGGTCAAAACCCTCAGTATGATCGCAGCTGCCGGACTGCTCCTAACAGCATGCGCCGGTGAGGCAGGCAATGCTGCAAACGATGCGGAAGAGACAGGCTTCGAATACGGCGCACCGCAAGAAGAAGTCAATGAGGTGATTGCTGACTTGGAGCCCGTCGAGTTGACCTACCAAGCTTCGGCAGCTTCACCAAACTCTCTCATGGCAGCAGCCGCGGAGTCTTATCGCGACTACATCGAGGAACGCTCGAACGGCCAGATCACCCTCGACGTTATCTGGGGTCAGGCTATCGCCGATTACCCAGAGGTTGACGATGCCTTGGCCGATGGTCGCCTTGATCTGGCCTACGCGCTTCCGATTTATAACCCCAATGACTACCCATCCTTTGATGCCGTAGCGACCGCACTGGCAGGACTCCCCGTCAGCCCGGTCGCGGGTGAAGCCATCTATAACGCGGTCTCGATGGACATCGGTTGGCAGAACGAGTCGTTACTTGCAGAATATGAGGCGCAAGGCGTTACTCCCCTAACACCTATCGTCAGCTCTGGCGGCTACTACTCAGTCTGCGCCGATGAAGGCGTTTCTGCTGAAGACTGGAACGGCCGTCAGATCCGGGTGGCAAGCACCTCCCATCACGGTGTAGCCGAAGCGATCGGAGCTTCACCAGTGTCTATGGAGTACGTCGAAGTATACGAAGCATTGCAGCGCGGCACGGTCGATTGCAGTTTCGCCCAGCTGATTCCTTCAGCCGAAGCGGGACTTCTCGAAGTCGCTCCCCACGTGGGCTACAGCTCCGATGACCACAGCATGTCTTCGCGCGCTGTAGGCGCCGAGCTGGCTGGCGCAAGCTTCAATGATCTTCCTCTGGCGTATCGGCAGATCATTTTCGATGCTTCCCAGGCTAGATTTGCCGCCGGCGTTCCGCTTGTCGCAAGTGGGAATGCTGAAGCAGTACGCCAGGTCAAAGAGGCCAACGGCACGATCGAACAGTTCGACAGTGAGACCGAAGAAACCATCGGCGAAACGAATCAACAGCAGCTCGAGGCGGTCATTGAAAGCGGCATCCTCGGCGAGGACATCGGCGAACGCGTACAAGAGGCCGCTGACAAGTGGACCTCCGCCGCGGAGGAAATCGGCATTGAAGATCAAGGTTCCCTCGAAGACCTCGACGAATGGTGGAACGCCGACGACTACGACTTTGAAGCGCTTGGTCAACGCGTTTTTGAAGACAGTGCACTTGCCCACCGTCCAGAATAAAACCTCTTCGATACCCTGAAGCTCCCTACTCGCCCTCTGGCCGACCCCTCAGAAGAGGTGTCGGCCAGATCCGGCTGTGTGAGGGTAGCCCAAGAAATTTAACTCACCCCAGCGATTGCAGACTTTATCTTTCCGCCTTTATAGTATGTGATACTGAGAGGTAGATCACACTCATCACCCGGCGTCACCTTCCTTGGGAATTTTTCTGTTATCCCCCTGCCGGGTTCGAAACTCCAACACCGAGAGAATACATTTATGACAAATCAGAGGACACTCAGAACGGCCAAAATCGTCGGTATCATGGCCACCGCCGGACTGTTCCTATCAGCGTGCGGCGGAGGCGGGAACAACGCTGAAGCTGATTCCGAATCAGCGGGCTTCGAATTTGGAGCGCCACAAGAGGAAGTCAATGAAATAATCGCCGACCTGGAACCGGTGACCTTGAACTACCAGGCGGCCGCCGCATCACCAAACTCCATCATGGCCCCGTTTGCCGAGAACTACGCAGATTACATTGAAGAACGCTCGAACGGACAAATTGAAATCGAGATCATCTGGGGACAGGCAATCGCCGGTTATGACGAGGTTGATGACGCATTAGCGGACGGCCGCCTCGATCTGGCCTACGCGCTACCCATCTACAACCCGAGCGACTACCCTTCCTTCGATGCTGCAGCAACCGCCCTGGGCGGTCTACCAATCTCCCCTGTAGCAGGCGAGGCAATCTACAACGCCGTATCAACCGACATCGGCTGGCAGTCTGAATCACTACTCGAGGAGTATGCAGCGCAGGGCGTCACACCACTGACCCCCATCATTGCCTCGGGCGGTTATTACTCCGTTTGCGCTGATGAAGGTGTGTCTGCTGATGACTGGAATGGCCGTCAGATCAGAGTGGCGAGCACTGCTCATCACGGAGTCGCTGATGCTCTTGGGGCATCCCCTGTCTCCATGGAATATGTCGAAGTGTATGAGGCTCTGCAACGCGGTACTGTCGACTGCAGCTTCGCTCAGCTCATTCCTTCAGCTGAAGCAGGGCTCTTCGAAGTCGCGCCTAATATTGGCTACAGCTCTGACGATTACAGCATGTCTTCACGTGCGGTTGGCGCAGAACTGGCTGGCTCGAGCTTCGATGACCTCCCCTTGGCCTACCAGCAGATTATCTTTGATGCCTCTCAAGCCTCATACACGGGCGTAGTTGAACTCACCGCAAACGGTAATGCCGAGTCCGTGCGCCAATCGAAAGAAGCCGACGGCAATATCGAACAGTTCGACGAAGAGACTGAAGAAATCATCGGCGAAACTCACCAGCAGCAACTTGCTGAAGTCATCGAAAACGGACAACTAGGTGATGATATCGCCGAGCGAGTCCAAGCCTCCGCCGAGAAATGGAGCTCCGTCGCCGAGGAGACCGGCATCGTCGATCAAGGGGACTTCGAAGACCTCGATGAATGGTGGAACGCAGACGACTACGACTTTGACGCTATGGCCCAGCGTGTCTACGAAGACACCGCGCTCGCCCACCGCCCGGAGTAATTGGCCAAACTGATTCATTCACATTAGAACATCGGAGAACTATGTTTACGACCCCCGGAGAGATTTACGAGCACTCCTTCCGCGTTCACAGTAACCTCACCGCGTTGCGCGAGGACACCCGGGAATTTACCTACAAGGAGATATGGACCTGGTCAGATGCAACCATCGACCAGCTTCGCGACCTCGGCATCGGAAATGATGACGTGGTTGGTATCTTCGCAGGCAACCGCGCCGAATGGGCAGTAGTGGATTCCGCAATTGCTCGCATGGGCGCGGTACGCACCCCCGCCAATTACATGTCAGCTATCGATACCGTCGTGTACCAACTCAACTATGCCGGTGCCAAGGTTGTCGTCACCGATTTCGACCTTGGCACCGCTCTCCTCGAGCAGCTCGGCGAGAATCACGGCATAACCATCATTCAGTTGTCCGACCCTCAAGGGCGACGGATCCCGGGCTCGATCGCGCACGTTGACCCGCCGGGCCCGGAAGTTGACGGCCGCGACACGGTTCATCATCGAGACCCGAACTCTCGTTCCAGCATCAACTTCACCGGTGGGACCACCGGGAAACCGAAGGCCGTCTCACACTCGGCCCGGTCTGCTGCCGCAGCGTTGTATATCCAGATGATCGAGGCAGAGATCGGCGTCGGAGAACGGATGCTTGTGATGTCTCCGCTGGCTCATGCCGGTGGGGCACTCATGCAGGCTGGCATCGCACGTGGTGCCAATATTCGGATTCTCGACTCCTTCGACGCACATCGCACAGTTGAGTTGCTGATGCATGATGACATCACCTGGACGTTCATGGTGCCGACGATGATTTATCGGGTGCTCGATGTCATTGACGAATTGCCCGAAATCCCGAAGCTTGCACTACGTACCGTTCTCTATGGCGCCGCTCCTATGTCACCGACCCGCCTGGAACACGGGCTGAAAGTCTTTGGCCAGGTCTTCATTCAGCTCTTCGGCCAGACCGAAGCGCCACAGTTCTGCACCCGACTGTCGAAGCTCGACCATGAC from Enteractinococcus fodinae includes the following:
- a CDS encoding type 2 periplasmic-binding domain-containing protein, producing the protein MTKHRTTGTVKTLSMIAAAGLLLTACAGEAGNAANDAEETGFEYGAPQEEVNEVIADLEPVELTYQASAASPNSLMAAAAESYRDYIEERSNGQITLDVIWGQAIADYPEVDDALADGRLDLAYALPIYNPNDYPSFDAVATALAGLPVSPVAGEAIYNAVSMDIGWQNESLLAEYEAQGVTPLTPIVSSGGYYSVCADEGVSAEDWNGRQIRVASTSHHGVAEAIGASPVSMEYVEVYEALQRGTVDCSFAQLIPSAEAGLLEVAPHVGYSSDDHSMSSRAVGAELAGASFNDLPLAYRQIIFDASQARFAAGVPLVASGNAEAVRQVKEANGTIEQFDSETEETIGETNQQQLEAVIESGILGEDIGERVQEAADKWTSAAEEIGIEDQGSLEDLDEWWNADDYDFEALGQRVFEDSALAHRPE
- a CDS encoding type 2 periplasmic-binding domain-containing protein, which gives rise to MTNQRTLRTAKIVGIMATAGLFLSACGGGGNNAEADSESAGFEFGAPQEEVNEIIADLEPVTLNYQAAAASPNSIMAPFAENYADYIEERSNGQIEIEIIWGQAIAGYDEVDDALADGRLDLAYALPIYNPSDYPSFDAAATALGGLPISPVAGEAIYNAVSTDIGWQSESLLEEYAAQGVTPLTPIIASGGYYSVCADEGVSADDWNGRQIRVASTAHHGVADALGASPVSMEYVEVYEALQRGTVDCSFAQLIPSAEAGLFEVAPNIGYSSDDYSMSSRAVGAELAGSSFDDLPLAYQQIIFDASQASYTGVVELTANGNAESVRQSKEADGNIEQFDEETEEIIGETHQQQLAEVIENGQLGDDIAERVQASAEKWSSVAEETGIVDQGDFEDLDEWWNADDYDFDAMAQRVYEDTALAHRPE
- a CDS encoding AMP-binding protein, whose protein sequence is MFTTPGEIYEHSFRVHSNLTALREDTREFTYKEIWTWSDATIDQLRDLGIGNDDVVGIFAGNRAEWAVVDSAIARMGAVRTPANYMSAIDTVVYQLNYAGAKVVVTDFDLGTALLEQLGENHGITIIQLSDPQGRRIPGSIAHVDPPGPEVDGRDTVHHRDPNSRSSINFTGGTTGKPKAVSHSARSAAAALYIQMIEAEIGVGERMLVMSPLAHAGGALMQAGIARGANIRILDSFDAHRTVELLMHDDITWTFMVPTMIYRVLDVIDELPEIPKLALRTVLYGAAPMSPTRLEHGLKVFGQVFIQLFGQTEAPQFCTRLSKLDHDLDRPELLTSCGNPSLFTEVRVTDDHGNTLPPGELGEISVLTPFALTEYIGNPEATAEKFWGDWVRTGDMGTMDEQGYVYLKDRRNDMIISGGFNVYSREVEDVLSKHPQVSQAAVIGIPHDDWGEAVHAVVVLREPEAGTSSETLTEDELIDFCRNKLAGYARPKTVEFVPELPVTPFGKIDKKVLRATHWEGMARAIG